One region of Streptococcus salivarius genomic DNA includes:
- a CDS encoding KxYKxGKxW signal peptide domain-containing protein, which translates to MENKVHFKLHKVKKQWVTIAVSGLALGASLIGVGVSANEQAANQVTSASTPESVSQDPDLVVTETTVDTTKADQVATNNAADTTATVTTEKQPVLKEDQASSTYNLSSGETRTATSTSETANTATDVNSQAPKSVETTVVSGGQFNSDAEGNWYYLKDGKNLTGAQNVDHFDLYFHEDGKQAKGEIITENGQSFYYDKANGRKVTNTSININGQAYNADAQGRLTAVLPETNKRNQFIEDNNHNWYYLGKDGRPVTGAQNIDGFNLYFHEDGRQAKNEIVTINGDSYYFDKDNGRRVTGRQYLDYANHKYFGYYYFDKDGKMVKDDFITENGNLYYLDATGNQPDSVFVSDKSGNWYYFDNYKATKGFSAPFGFHTEFLDRSQVDYKTSVQNLNGQQYYFDPKTGIMVTNRYVSDDKGNWYYFGKDGKALHGFQTVDGSLHYFNDSGQQVKGDFLYYDNDIYYFDKDNGNPVTNQFVNRDNSWYYFGADDKAVSGFQTINGQNLYFHEYGVQAKGQLVTIDGKTYYFDPNTGDKWVNRSLTLNGTVYNFDSNGVATLKTAQTSNRNQFVKGSDQEWYYYDANGKKVTGLQTINKDLYYFNDKGQQVRGAFFTIGDKHYFASKDTGAVLRNAFYHDTSTDHYGDFSETIYYAGSDGAFKTGWFEVDGNRYYGSDYSDNDTSKGSLYTGVVNSQLFSTDGKLLTNGLYPEFKRTGENDYELKDVYITDTDGKIKEGPYQYDGKILGSKYSSVRQSQWSTIDQWDILNGHLYHFDSTPMTFTAPNGQKVTTNVAIATTNKALTYRGVTFNFDAKGIDATKEKAIHFDQLQTDRSGTSYLYENGQKVTGLKTFDGVSYYFYEDGRQAKGTEVTINGKTYQFDQLTGIMTRNAFSKSYNYEGSPRYPYYPTRYYGNDGAALTGWQTIDGKNYYFRASGNLETGRFVIGDRAYNTDDNGVVADRKGEPAYRNRIVYDKGDNYYYNDKGEKVTGFQEVDGKVLYFDADGKQVLGRFVTVDNYTYYFDPRTGERYTNRSVLIDGKLYTFDKDGHVV; encoded by the coding sequence ATGGAAAATAAAGTTCATTTTAAACTTCATAAAGTGAAAAAACAATGGGTTACCATTGCCGTATCTGGTTTGGCACTTGGTGCCTCATTGATTGGCGTTGGTGTCTCTGCCAACGAACAAGCTGCAAATCAAGTCACCTCAGCTAGCACACCTGAAAGTGTCAGCCAGGATCCTGATCTTGTCGTCACAGAAACAACTGTAGATACGACAAAAGCTGATCAAGTCGCAACCAATAATGCAGCTGATACAACTGCTACTGTTACAACGGAAAAGCAGCCAGTCCTTAAAGAAGACCAAGCAAGTAGCACTTACAATTTGTCTAGTGGCGAAACGAGAACTGCTACTTCAACTTCAGAAACAGCTAACACAGCTACTGACGTGAATAGCCAAGCACCGAAATCTGTTGAAACTACAGTCGTTTCTGGTGGTCAATTCAATAGTGATGCTGAGGGCAACTGGTACTACCTTAAAGACGGCAAAAATCTGACAGGTGCCCAAAACGTTGACCATTTCGACCTTTATTTCCACGAGGATGGCAAGCAAGCCAAAGGGGAGATTATCACTGAAAATGGACAATCTTTCTACTATGACAAAGCCAATGGACGTAAGGTAACCAATACCTCTATCAACATCAATGGTCAAGCCTACAATGCTGATGCCCAAGGTCGTTTGACAGCAGTTCTACCTGAAACGAACAAACGTAACCAGTTTATTGAAGACAACAACCACAACTGGTATTACCTCGGTAAAGATGGGAGACCCGTCACTGGTGCACAGAACATCGATGGCTTTAACCTCTACTTCCACGAAGATGGCCGACAAGCTAAAAACGAAATCGTCACTATTAATGGTGATAGCTACTATTTCGATAAAGACAATGGACGTCGTGTAACAGGTCGCCAATATCTTGATTATGCAAACCATAAATACTTTGGTTATTACTACTTTGACAAAGATGGCAAGATGGTAAAAGATGACTTCATCACTGAGAATGGCAATCTTTACTACTTAGATGCTACTGGTAATCAACCTGATTCTGTCTTTGTCTCAGATAAGTCGGGCAACTGGTACTACTTCGACAATTACAAGGCAACTAAAGGCTTCTCAGCCCCATTTGGTTTCCACACCGAATTCCTAGACCGTAGCCAAGTTGACTACAAGACAAGCGTTCAAAACCTGAACGGACAACAGTATTACTTTGATCCTAAGACTGGTATTATGGTAACCAATCGCTATGTTTCTGACGACAAGGGTAATTGGTATTACTTTGGTAAAGACGGTAAAGCGCTTCATGGCTTTCAAACGGTAGATGGTAGCCTTCACTACTTCAATGATAGTGGTCAACAAGTCAAAGGGGACTTCCTTTACTACGATAACGATATCTACTATTTCGACAAAGACAATGGAAATCCAGTAACCAACCAATTCGTTAATAGAGATAACTCTTGGTACTACTTCGGAGCTGATGATAAAGCCGTGTCTGGTTTCCAAACCATTAACGGACAGAACCTTTATTTCCACGAATATGGTGTCCAAGCCAAGGGACAACTGGTTACTATTGACGGCAAAACCTACTACTTCGATCCAAATACAGGTGACAAGTGGGTTAATCGCTCACTTACCTTAAACGGTACGGTCTATAACTTTGATAGCAATGGTGTGGCGACTCTTAAAACTGCTCAAACCTCAAATCGAAATCAATTTGTTAAAGGTAGCGATCAAGAATGGTACTACTACGACGCTAATGGTAAAAAGGTCACTGGTTTACAAACTATTAACAAGGACCTCTACTACTTTAACGATAAGGGCCAACAAGTCCGAGGTGCTTTCTTCACCATAGGTGATAAACACTACTTCGCCAGCAAAGACACCGGTGCTGTTCTTCGCAACGCCTTTTATCATGATACATCCACTGACCATTACGGTGACTTCTCTGAAACAATCTACTACGCAGGAAGTGATGGTGCCTTCAAGACAGGTTGGTTTGAAGTTGATGGCAACCGATACTACGGTAGCGACTATTCTGATAATGATACCTCTAAAGGAAGTCTCTACACAGGAGTTGTCAACTCTCAGCTCTTTAGCACAGATGGAAAACTCTTGACAAACGGTCTATATCCTGAGTTCAAGCGTACTGGTGAAAATGATTATGAACTTAAAGACGTCTATATCACAGATACTGATGGTAAAATCAAAGAAGGTCCTTATCAATATGATGGTAAGATTCTTGGATCTAAATATAGCAGTGTCCGACAATCACAATGGTCAACTATTGACCAATGGGACATTCTTAATGGGCACCTCTACCATTTCGACTCAACACCAATGACCTTCACAGCACCAAATGGCCAAAAAGTGACCACAAACGTGGCCATTGCAACAACTAACAAGGCCCTTACTTATCGTGGCGTAACCTTTAATTTTGATGCCAAGGGTATTGATGCGACAAAAGAAAAAGCCATCCACTTTGACCAATTGCAGACGGATCGTAGTGGCACAAGTTATCTCTATGAAAATGGTCAAAAAGTCACTGGCTTGAAGACCTTTGATGGCGTCAGTTACTATTTCTATGAAGATGGCCGTCAAGCCAAAGGAACAGAAGTCACAATTAACGGTAAAACTTACCAATTCGACCAACTGACTGGTATCATGACACGCAACGCCTTTTCAAAATCATACAATTATGAAGGTTCTCCACGCTATCCATACTACCCAACACGCTACTATGGCAACGATGGAGCTGCGCTTACCGGTTGGCAAACCATCGACGGCAAGAACTACTACTTCCGAGCTAGTGGAAACCTTGAAACAGGACGTTTTGTCATAGGAGACAGAGCCTACAATACCGATGACAATGGTGTAGTTGCTGACCGCAAGGGTGAACCTGCCTACCGCAATCGTATCGTCTACGATAAAGGTGACAACTATTACTACAATGACAAAGGTGAGAAAGTTACCGGCTTCCAAGAAGTTGACGGCAAAGTCCTTTACTTCGACGCTGATGGCAAACAAGTCCTTGGACGCTTTGTCACAGTTGATAACTACACCTACTATTTCGATCCTAGAACAGGGGAAAGATACACGAACCGCTCTGTCCTCATCGACGGTAAACTCTATACCTTCGATAAAGATGGACATGTGGTGTGA
- a CDS encoding amino acid ABC transporter ATP-binding protein, translating to MLEAKHISKTFGDRQVLVDVNLQVKQGDVVVILGPSGSGKTTFLRCLNHLEKADGGQLTISGKDYSLDKLSKKDILDIRKKTAFVFQHYNLFANKTAIENILEGLVIARKVPKSEAHQIAEEALKKVGLLDFKDYYPSQLSGGQQQRIGLARAIAVKPEVILLDEPTSALDPELVGDVLDVMKQLAHEGTTMVVVTHEMGFARDVANHVVFMDGGHVIEEGSPKDIFYRPKEKRTQQFLARILSDASYDLEYMI from the coding sequence ATGCTAGAAGCTAAACATATATCAAAAACATTTGGGGATCGTCAGGTTCTTGTTGATGTTAATCTACAAGTGAAACAGGGAGATGTGGTTGTCATCTTGGGACCATCAGGTTCAGGAAAAACAACTTTCTTACGTTGCCTTAATCATTTGGAGAAAGCAGATGGAGGTCAATTAACAATTTCGGGTAAGGACTACTCTTTGGATAAGTTATCAAAGAAAGATATTTTAGATATCCGAAAGAAGACAGCTTTTGTATTTCAACACTACAATTTATTTGCAAACAAGACTGCCATCGAGAATATCTTGGAAGGTTTAGTGATTGCTAGGAAAGTTCCTAAAAGTGAAGCGCACCAGATTGCTGAAGAAGCACTTAAAAAAGTTGGTCTTCTGGATTTTAAAGATTACTACCCATCACAACTTTCAGGTGGACAACAACAACGTATTGGTTTAGCCAGGGCTATAGCAGTTAAGCCGGAGGTTATCTTGTTAGATGAACCAACATCGGCCCTTGATCCAGAACTAGTTGGGGATGTTCTGGATGTCATGAAACAACTTGCTCATGAAGGAACAACAATGGTGGTTGTTACTCATGAAATGGGGTTTGCACGAGATGTAGCTAATCATGTCGTTTTCATGGATGGCGGTCATGTCATCGAAGAGGGGAGTCCAAAAGACATTTTTTACAGACCAAAAGAAAAACGTACACAACAATTTTTGGCACGTATTCTTTCTGATGCTAGTTATGATTTGGAATATATGATTTAA
- a CDS encoding amino acid ABC transporter permease, translated as MNITFIIDTFIKALYGVPVTLGIMVVAILLSFLPALFLALGQIYKLRGVKTFSIVYLAFIRATPPILLILFFYSLFPSLLNQFFKGIGSHIDVFKVNPIYYAFIIYSLMTTGSLSEIIRSALQTVDKGQLEAAQAIGLTTRQAYLRIIFPQALKSALPNLCNLVINIVKGTSLVFVMTIKDITAIARVEAAYGYQYFESYFVIFILYLIICGIIQVLFNLGERKLQFT; from the coding sequence ATGAATATTACTTTTATTATAGATACCTTTATCAAGGCTTTATATGGTGTTCCGGTAACTCTGGGAATCATGGTTGTAGCAATTTTATTGAGTTTTCTACCTGCTTTATTTCTCGCTTTAGGGCAGATTTATAAGTTGAGAGGTGTCAAGACTTTTTCAATTGTTTATCTTGCATTTATTCGGGCAACACCTCCAATTCTGTTAATTTTATTTTTTTATAGTTTATTCCCTAGTTTGTTAAATCAATTTTTTAAGGGAATTGGGAGTCACATAGATGTCTTCAAAGTTAATCCGATTTACTATGCTTTTATTATCTATAGCTTGATGACGACAGGAAGTTTATCGGAAATCATTCGATCAGCATTACAAACTGTTGATAAAGGTCAACTAGAAGCTGCACAAGCCATAGGTTTAACAACAAGACAAGCTTATCTGAGAATCATTTTTCCTCAGGCACTTAAGTCTGCTCTTCCCAATTTGTGTAACTTAGTTATCAATATTGTGAAAGGAACGTCACTTGTCTTTGTTATGACGATAAAAGATATTACCGCAATTGCACGAGTTGAAGCAGCATATGGATATCAATATTTTGAATCTTATTTTGTCATCTTCATTCTATATTTAATCATTTGTGGTATCATTCAAGTTCTCTTTAACCTTGGAGAAAGAAAATTGCAATTTACATAG
- a CDS encoding amino acid ABC transporter permease, translating to MVNYDISKVFGALPEVIKGLPMTLLVIILTTLLGSLLGGLIAWASLSKDKALENLAKGYVFILRCTPPIVLLFLVFYGVPEFLNWWLGLDINNWSKLIFVLVTMVLLFSAMISEVFKAAYQAIPKGQLEAGLSIGLTSEQTFVRIIAPQAFKVALPNITTAILNLMRDAALAYTIGFIDVMGKGNLLISRHLGNYSLETYTTVALVYWGIALILSLISRITEQQLSVKER from the coding sequence ATGGTCAATTATGACATTTCAAAAGTTTTTGGAGCATTACCTGAAGTCATAAAGGGCTTACCAATGACATTATTGGTTATCATATTAACGACTTTACTTGGGTCGTTATTAGGAGGATTAATTGCTTGGGCAAGCCTTTCCAAGGATAAAGCTTTGGAGAATTTAGCTAAGGGATATGTTTTTATCTTACGCTGTACCCCACCTATTGTGCTATTATTCTTGGTATTTTACGGAGTTCCAGAATTTCTTAATTGGTGGTTGGGATTAGATATTAATAATTGGTCCAAATTGATATTCGTTCTTGTGACCATGGTTCTCCTATTCTCAGCAATGATATCAGAAGTGTTTAAAGCGGCTTATCAAGCAATTCCTAAAGGACAATTAGAAGCTGGGCTTAGTATTGGGCTTACTTCTGAACAAACCTTTGTAAGAATTATTGCCCCTCAAGCATTTAAGGTTGCTTTACCAAATATTACAACAGCTATACTTAATCTTATGCGCGATGCAGCTTTGGCTTATACAATTGGTTTTATTGATGTTATGGGCAAAGGGAATCTTTTGATTAGTCGCCATTTAGGAAACTATTCTTTGGAGACTTATACAACTGTTGCCCTTGTTTATTGGGGAATAGCGTTAATTCTATCGTTGATTTCTAGGATAACAGAACAACAATTGAGTGTAAAAGAGAGGTAA
- a CDS encoding transporter substrate-binding domain-containing protein has product MSKKTWIIGGAVVVALIGATVIGRSLTGDKKAKSDSGKVTTLKVAHTQNYVPYDFVDKDGNSDGYEVAVLKEIDKKLPQYKFEYTGTSDDDLLIGLESGKYDIGTKGAWYTDERAKKFIIPKDPIGASIIGFTIRKDDKDKYKNISDFAKQNGRLVPISPQNAQWNVIKDYNEDHKDQPIELTSAESFQVSDAYAWVLENRYDAYFDIKLSFEKAVTDKDGAYHQYADKLTWFPYKGIPTYPLFHRDSKNEEFSKEYTKAIKELKEDGTLEKLSKKYFGEDVFSYVDK; this is encoded by the coding sequence ATGAGTAAAAAGACATGGATTATTGGTGGAGCTGTTGTTGTAGCGCTTATTGGGGCTACAGTTATTGGACGTAGCTTAACAGGAGATAAAAAAGCAAAATCAGATTCTGGAAAGGTAACAACATTAAAAGTTGCCCATACTCAAAACTATGTTCCTTATGATTTTGTTGATAAGGATGGTAATTCTGATGGCTATGAGGTAGCTGTATTAAAGGAAATTGATAAAAAGCTTCCACAGTACAAATTTGAATATACTGGAACAAGTGATGATGATCTTTTGATTGGTTTAGAGTCAGGTAAATATGACATTGGTACTAAGGGTGCGTGGTACACAGATGAACGTGCTAAAAAATTTATTATTCCTAAAGATCCAATTGGAGCAAGTATTATTGGATTTACCATTCGTAAGGATGATAAAGATAAATATAAAAATATCTCTGATTTTGCAAAACAAAATGGTCGATTGGTGCCAATCTCACCACAAAATGCTCAGTGGAATGTTATCAAAGACTACAACGAAGACCATAAAGATCAACCAATCGAGTTAACGTCTGCTGAATCTTTCCAAGTTTCAGATGCCTATGCTTGGGTTTTGGAAAATCGTTATGATGCTTATTTTGATATTAAATTATCTTTTGAAAAGGCTGTGACAGATAAAGATGGTGCTTATCATCAATATGCGGACAAGTTAACTTGGTTCCCATATAAAGGCATTCCGACTTACCCACTCTTCCATCGTGATAGTAAGAACGAAGAGTTTTCAAAAGAATATACTAAGGCTATCAAGGAACTAAAAGAAGACGGTACACTTGAAAAGTTATCTAAAAAATACTTTGGTGAGGATGTCTTCTCATACGTAGACAAATAA